From a region of the candidate division KSB1 bacterium genome:
- a CDS encoding 2Fe-2S iron-sulfur cluster-binding protein, translating to MPILTIDGKTIEVEKGTTILQAAQRLGIDIPHYCYHPGLRIAGSCRMCLVEIQGVPKLQIACYTEATDGMVVFTQSEKVQQARRAVLEFLLVDHPLDCPVCDQAGECYLQIYYMQHGLHPSRVREDKLKRAKVRVLGEHIVLDQERCILCSRCVRFTEEVTRTFELGIFNRGDRSVVDVYPGEQLRNRYQGNLADICPVGALTDRQFRFRTRVWYLDQAKSICPGCSRGCNIVVDFNVRRGYKAGGRRIPRIRPRPNPWVNQYWMCDDGRYGFGWVEGLDRILSPKLLENGHPREIPWAEAIRLAGAWIGEAAREKKLGVLLSPRMSNEEIYAASYVLRSLGVGNVGYWAEPATPGDEDDLLIKADKNPNTYGARLITGVPQEDHLARMVEALSSGAVDTVLIFLHNLEQARAGRAALETLRRAKRFVFVGTNWNRTAAAASLVLPVTAFTEQEGTFTNFQGRVQRFWQAVEPMGQARSALSVLNELAASWGIPPLPDNAAEAFARLASENRAFAGLSYETLGDQGQTVRASEEPGVVGP from the coding sequence ATGCCAATCCTGACGATCGATGGGAAGACGATCGAAGTAGAGAAGGGAACCACGATTCTACAGGCGGCCCAGCGCCTGGGAATCGACATCCCCCACTATTGCTATCACCCAGGCTTGCGCATCGCGGGTAGCTGCCGCATGTGCCTGGTCGAAATCCAGGGGGTTCCCAAGCTGCAGATCGCCTGCTACACCGAAGCGACCGACGGGATGGTCGTCTTCACCCAGAGCGAGAAGGTGCAGCAGGCCCGCAGGGCGGTCCTGGAATTCCTCCTTGTCGACCACCCCCTGGACTGCCCCGTGTGCGATCAGGCTGGTGAGTGCTACCTGCAAATCTATTACATGCAGCACGGGCTGCACCCCAGCCGGGTCCGGGAAGACAAGCTCAAGCGGGCCAAGGTGAGGGTCCTGGGTGAGCACATCGTGCTCGATCAGGAACGGTGCATCCTGTGTTCTCGCTGTGTGCGCTTCACCGAAGAGGTCACGCGAACCTTCGAGCTGGGCATTTTCAACCGGGGTGACCGATCGGTGGTGGATGTCTACCCAGGAGAGCAGTTGCGCAATCGCTATCAGGGGAACCTGGCGGACATCTGCCCTGTGGGCGCCCTGACGGATCGGCAATTCCGGTTCCGAACCCGCGTGTGGTATCTGGACCAGGCCAAGTCGATCTGTCCCGGTTGCAGCCGCGGTTGCAACATCGTCGTGGACTTCAACGTACGCCGCGGCTATAAAGCGGGAGGTCGCAGGATCCCCCGCATCCGGCCCCGGCCCAATCCCTGGGTGAATCAGTACTGGATGTGCGACGATGGGCGCTACGGCTTCGGCTGGGTAGAAGGGCTGGATCGGATCCTATCGCCCAAGCTCCTCGAAAATGGGCACCCGAGGGAGATCCCGTGGGCAGAGGCTATCCGGCTTGCCGGGGCGTGGATCGGAGAGGCGGCTCGAGAGAAAAAGCTCGGAGTGCTGCTGTCGCCGAGGATGTCCAACGAGGAGATCTACGCGGCAAGCTACGTTTTGCGTTCGCTGGGCGTCGGGAACGTGGGGTACTGGGCCGAGCCGGCCACACCGGGGGACGAAGATGACCTCTTGATTAAGGCCGACAAGAACCCGAATACGTACGGGGCCCGGCTCATCACCGGGGTGCCGCAAGAAGACCACTTAGCCAGAATGGTGGAGGCGCTGAGCTCGGGCGCCGTCGACACGGTTCTGATCTTCCTGCACAACCTCGAACAGGCCCGAGCGGGCCGGGCGGCTTTGGAGACCTTGCGTCGCGCCAAGCGCTTTGTCTTTGTGGGAACCAACTGGAACCGAACGGCTGCCGCAGCCAGTCTGGTCCTGCCTGTCACCGCCTTCACGGAACAGGAGGGCACATTTACGAATTTCCAGGGCCGTGTGCAGCGTTTCTGGCAGGCCGTCGAACCCATGGGTCAGGCTCGGTCCGCCCTGAGCGTGCTCAACGAGCTTGCGGCGTCGTGGGGAATACCTCCCCTACCGGACAACGCCGCAGAGGCGTTCGCGCGGCTTGCAAGCGAGAACCGGGCGTTTGCGGGGCTGAGTTACGAAACTCTCGGTGACCAGGGCCAGACAGTGCGGGCCTCAGAAGAACCAGGGGTGGTTGGGCCCTGA
- the ndhC gene encoding NADH-quinone oxidoreductase subunit A, translated as MNPFFPVLLTALFVGFLVAAMLGLSLLLGPRRKSAAKGEPFETGMVPFNLPGDRFAIRFYVIAILFVIFDVELVFLFPWVTVFRTLGWFGFAEMAFFLAVLALALLYAWKKGALEWE; from the coding sequence ATGAATCCATTCTTTCCGGTTTTGCTGACGGCGCTCTTTGTCGGTTTCCTGGTGGCGGCGATGCTCGGTCTCAGTCTCTTGCTCGGGCCGCGCCGCAAGTCAGCTGCCAAGGGGGAGCCCTTCGAAACGGGTATGGTCCCGTTCAACCTTCCGGGGGATCGGTTTGCGATCCGGTTTTACGTGATCGCCATCCTGTTCGTCATTTTCGACGTCGAGCTCGTGTTTCTTTTCCCCTGGGTCACTGTTTTCCGAACCCTGGGCTGGTTTGGCTTTGCGGAAATGGCCTTCTTCCTTGCGGTATTGGCTTTGGCCCTCCTATACGCGTGGAAGAAAGGGGCACTGGAATGGGAGTAA
- the nuoF gene encoding NADH-quinone oxidoreductase subunit NuoF, with the protein MAQVKIITELFEVEGSHRLDVYERHGGYQAIRKVLADYSPEAVIEEVKRSRLRGLGGAGFPTGLKWSFVPKQTTKPKYVVVNADEGEPGTFKDRYIMMNVPHNLLEGIMIAAYAIGAHTAFIYLRGEYVRPRRRLEQAIAEAYAKGYLGESIFGSGYRLDVWLHLGAGAYICGEETALLESLEGKKGWPRLKPPFPASVGAFGCPTIVNNVETLSYVPHIIRRGAEWFASLGTERSGGARILSISGHVQRPGIYEVSMDTTLREAIFDCAGGIREGRSLKAVIPGGSSSPVLRANEIDVPCCFDALAAAGSMAGSGAVIVMDDTTCMFDALRNIVHFYAHESCGQCTPCRVGTGWLRRIMDRIAEGRGMPGDVDNLYSIAADMLGRTICPLGDAAAMPVMSFVEKFRDEFEEHVRHGGCDLQAVRPVRAS; encoded by the coding sequence ATGGCACAGGTCAAGATCATCACGGAGTTGTTCGAGGTAGAGGGATCGCACCGCCTGGACGTGTACGAGCGCCACGGCGGCTATCAGGCGATCCGCAAGGTCCTCGCGGATTACAGCCCGGAGGCCGTGATCGAGGAGGTGAAGAGATCGCGTCTGCGCGGTCTCGGGGGGGCGGGGTTCCCTACAGGCCTCAAGTGGAGCTTTGTCCCCAAGCAGACGACGAAGCCGAAGTACGTGGTGGTCAATGCGGACGAGGGGGAGCCTGGGACCTTCAAGGACCGCTACATCATGATGAATGTGCCCCACAACCTCCTCGAGGGGATTATGATTGCGGCCTACGCGATCGGGGCCCACACCGCCTTCATCTACCTCCGTGGCGAGTATGTTCGCCCCCGCCGGCGGCTGGAACAAGCCATTGCTGAAGCCTACGCCAAGGGCTACCTCGGGGAGAGTATCTTCGGTAGCGGCTACCGGCTGGATGTGTGGCTCCACTTGGGTGCGGGAGCTTATATCTGCGGCGAAGAGACAGCGCTCCTTGAGTCGCTGGAGGGCAAGAAGGGATGGCCGAGACTCAAACCGCCGTTCCCCGCAAGCGTGGGCGCGTTCGGATGCCCCACGATCGTGAACAACGTGGAGACGCTGTCGTACGTGCCCCACATCATCCGCCGCGGCGCGGAATGGTTTGCATCGCTGGGAACGGAGCGCTCCGGAGGAGCCCGCATCTTGTCCATCAGCGGCCACGTGCAGAGGCCCGGGATCTACGAAGTTAGCATGGATACCACCCTGCGCGAAGCGATCTTCGACTGCGCGGGCGGAATTCGCGAGGGCCGATCCCTGAAGGCCGTGATCCCTGGGGGGAGTTCGAGCCCAGTATTGCGGGCCAATGAGATCGACGTCCCGTGCTGCTTCGACGCTCTGGCGGCGGCCGGCTCGATGGCTGGCTCCGGCGCGGTAATCGTGATGGACGACACCACCTGTATGTTCGATGCCCTGCGCAACATCGTCCACTTCTACGCCCACGAGTCCTGCGGCCAGTGTACGCCATGCCGCGTCGGGACGGGCTGGCTGCGGAGGATCATGGATCGCATCGCCGAAGGCCGGGGCATGCCCGGGGACGTGGACAACCTGTATTCCATCGCCGCCGACATGCTGGGACGCACCATTTGTCCTCTCGGTGACGCCGCCGCGATGCCCGTAATGAGCTTCGTGGAGAAGTTTCGCGATGAGTTCGAGGAACATGTCCGCCACGGAGGCTGCGACCTTCAGGCGGTACGCCCGGTAAGGGCGAGCTGA
- the lipB gene encoding lipoyl(octanoyl) transferase LipB — MPEERRSTSEGRPGILWVWGPRTMEYRAAWDLQRSLFSARTRGEIPDTLLLLEHPPVFTIGRSGGQGDFRLPASRLSGLGIPVIECDRGGRVTFHGPGQLVGYPILDLAQHRRDVHWYLRTIEEVLIVTLDQFGIRAQRRPGLTGVWVDEQKIAAIGIKVSRWVTMHGFALNVATDLHHFNYIVPCGIRNLGVTSMARVLGHKVDLLEVADACVRAFAERFGFAEYRYVSGDLLALLKVGGSSVTAGEQNP, encoded by the coding sequence ATGCCGGAGGAAAGGCGATCCACATCTGAAGGACGGCCGGGTATCCTCTGGGTTTGGGGGCCCCGGACCATGGAATATCGGGCTGCCTGGGACCTGCAACGCTCCCTTTTTAGCGCCCGGACAAGGGGCGAGATTCCAGATACGTTGCTCCTCTTGGAACACCCTCCCGTTTTCACGATTGGGCGCAGCGGGGGGCAAGGGGATTTTCGCCTGCCCGCGAGTCGGCTTTCGGGGCTGGGAATCCCGGTTATCGAATGTGATCGGGGCGGCAGGGTCACCTTCCACGGCCCCGGGCAACTTGTGGGATACCCGATCCTCGACCTGGCCCAGCACCGGAGGGACGTCCACTGGTACTTGCGCACCATCGAAGAGGTGCTGATTGTCACCCTCGATCAGTTCGGTATTCGCGCGCAGAGAAGGCCGGGCCTCACCGGAGTGTGGGTGGACGAACAGAAGATAGCCGCCATCGGGATCAAGGTCAGCCGCTGGGTCACGATGCACGGTTTCGCCCTAAACGTGGCGACGGACCTCCACCACTTCAACTACATCGTGCCCTGTGGAATCCGGAACCTCGGCGTGACCTCCATGGCTCGGGTCCTCGGGCACAAGGTCGATCTCCTGGAAGTGGCCGATGCCTGCGTCCGCGCGTTTGCGGAACGGTTCGGTTTTGCAGAGTACCGATACGTGTCCGGGGACTTGTTGGCGCTTCTGAAAGTGGGGGGATCCAGTGTGACAGCGGGGGAGCAGAATCCCTGA
- the lpdA gene encoding dihydrolipoyl dehydrogenase, with protein sequence MGDKDFDLVVIGAGPGGYVAAIRAAQLGLKTAVVERDRVGGICLNWGCIPTKALLRSAELLNTFRRAREFGLVAGDVSFDFPAVVRRSRQIADRLARGVEYLLRKNKVELVAGTATLAGKGRVEVRSDGDGRTLSARYILLATGAHPRTLPGVEFDGTRILTSKEAMTLDAPPGSILIIGAGPIGVEFAYFFHAFGSKVTLVEMMPHILPLEDAECTEVVERAFKKAGIEILTNARVGSIEKTATGVKTAVVRDGQEQVLEAEKALVAIGVEANTQGLGLEELGVEMERGFIKVDAYGRTSVEGIYAIGDVIGPPLLAHVASHEGIVCVEAIAGLQPRPVDYTNVPSCTYCQPQVASLGLTEERAKAAGYEVRVGRFPFRANGKSLALGESEGFVKLIFDSRHGELLGAHIVGPEATELLAELGVAKTLETTMEEIASTLHAHPTLSEAIMEAALDAGGKAIHI encoded by the coding sequence ATGGGCGACAAGGACTTTGACCTGGTGGTGATCGGTGCGGGACCTGGCGGTTACGTCGCAGCCATTCGCGCAGCTCAGCTGGGCCTCAAAACGGCCGTCGTCGAGCGCGACCGTGTCGGGGGAATCTGTCTGAACTGGGGGTGCATCCCCACGAAGGCCCTCCTGCGGAGCGCCGAGCTGCTGAACACGTTCCGCCGAGCCCGCGAGTTCGGCCTCGTAGCCGGGGATGTTTCCTTCGACTTTCCGGCCGTCGTCCGCCGGAGCCGGCAGATCGCGGATCGATTGGCACGAGGCGTGGAGTACCTTCTGCGAAAGAACAAGGTGGAGCTTGTGGCAGGTACCGCCACGCTCGCCGGGAAGGGCAGGGTTGAGGTGCGGTCCGACGGTGATGGCCGCACGCTATCCGCCCGGTACATCCTCCTCGCCACAGGGGCACACCCGCGGACACTACCCGGCGTTGAGTTCGACGGCACCAGGATCCTCACCAGCAAGGAAGCGATGACCCTGGATGCTCCCCCCGGTTCGATTCTCATCATCGGGGCGGGACCGATCGGCGTGGAGTTCGCCTACTTCTTCCACGCGTTCGGCAGCAAAGTAACTCTGGTGGAGATGATGCCGCACATCCTGCCGCTGGAGGACGCTGAGTGCACCGAGGTTGTCGAACGGGCTTTTAAGAAAGCCGGGATCGAAATTCTGACCAACGCCCGCGTCGGTTCCATCGAGAAGACAGCCACCGGAGTCAAGACCGCGGTCGTGCGGGACGGACAGGAACAGGTCCTCGAAGCTGAGAAGGCTCTTGTGGCTATCGGGGTGGAAGCAAACACCCAGGGCCTGGGGCTGGAGGAACTGGGCGTGGAGATGGAGCGCGGTTTCATCAAGGTAGACGCCTACGGGAGAACCAGTGTCGAAGGCATCTACGCCATTGGGGACGTGATTGGGCCTCCGCTCCTGGCGCACGTGGCGAGCCACGAGGGGATCGTGTGTGTGGAGGCGATCGCCGGCTTGCAACCAAGGCCCGTGGACTACACAAACGTACCCAGCTGCACCTACTGTCAGCCGCAGGTGGCCAGCCTCGGCCTCACGGAGGAGAGAGCGAAAGCGGCCGGCTACGAGGTCCGCGTGGGGCGATTCCCCTTCCGCGCAAACGGGAAGTCCCTGGCCCTTGGGGAGTCGGAGGGGTTCGTCAAACTCATCTTCGATAGTCGGCATGGGGAACTCCTCGGGGCGCACATTGTGGGTCCCGAAGCCACGGAGCTCCTCGCCGAACTCGGGGTCGCCAAGACCCTGGAAACCACGATGGAGGAAATCGCATCCACCCTTCACGCACACCCCACGCTGAGCGAGGCGATCATGGAGGCGGCCCTCGATGCCGGAGGAAAGGCGATCCACATCTGA
- a CDS encoding NADH-quinone oxidoreductase subunit D has product MVLEEKVDATTGLRTRSMLLNMGPSHPAMHGVIRIILELDGEKVVDADVEIGYLHRAFEKEAETVRWHQVFPYTDRLNYVSPLINNVGYALAVEKLLSIDIPERAKYIRVILCELSRIFDHLTCIGPMAMEMGAMTVFLYCMKAREWIQEVIEDVTGARLTVSYCRIGGVKADLPPDFAEKTLSALRRVLEVVDEVDKLLTRNRIFYDRTKHVGVITQEEAISYGFTGPLLRATGIEYDVRKAHPYLVYDRIEFEVPSGANGDTYDRYLVRIEEIRQSARIVRQALEQMPAGPVHVAEAPELVPGWLMVDKAKVGQTSSLLNRRAGIDPTLDGSQKDFAPYIKSPDRRVSLPPKEDTYGNIEGLMNHFMLIMEGNGIRPPVGETYMAVEGANGELGFYIVSDGTDRAYRVRVRPPCFYLMQALPRLIRGHMVADVIPIFGSINMIAGEQDR; this is encoded by the coding sequence ATGGTACTGGAAGAGAAAGTGGACGCCACCACCGGGCTAAGGACCCGCAGCATGTTGCTGAACATGGGTCCTTCCCACCCCGCAATGCACGGCGTGATCCGGATCATCCTGGAACTGGACGGGGAGAAGGTGGTCGATGCCGATGTCGAGATCGGATATTTGCACCGCGCTTTTGAGAAAGAGGCCGAGACGGTCCGCTGGCACCAGGTTTTCCCCTATACCGACCGTCTGAACTACGTTTCCCCGCTGATCAACAACGTCGGATACGCGCTGGCGGTGGAGAAGCTCCTCAGCATTGACATTCCGGAACGGGCCAAGTACATCCGGGTGATCCTGTGCGAGCTGTCGCGAATCTTCGATCACCTCACCTGCATCGGCCCCATGGCCATGGAGATGGGGGCCATGACGGTCTTCCTCTACTGCATGAAGGCCAGGGAGTGGATCCAGGAGGTGATCGAGGACGTCACGGGCGCCCGGCTGACTGTGTCGTACTGCCGCATCGGTGGGGTGAAAGCCGATCTGCCGCCGGATTTTGCGGAAAAGACCCTCTCGGCCCTGCGGCGTGTGCTCGAGGTGGTGGACGAGGTCGACAAGCTTCTCACCCGCAACCGCATCTTCTACGATCGGACTAAGCACGTGGGAGTGATCACTCAGGAGGAGGCGATCTCCTACGGATTCACGGGGCCGCTCCTTCGGGCCACCGGCATCGAATACGACGTCCGCAAGGCGCACCCGTACCTTGTGTACGACCGGATCGAGTTCGAGGTCCCCAGCGGGGCAAATGGCGATACCTACGATCGCTATCTTGTGCGGATTGAGGAGATCCGTCAGAGCGCCCGCATCGTGCGCCAGGCTCTGGAGCAGATGCCCGCCGGTCCGGTGCACGTTGCCGAAGCGCCTGAGCTCGTCCCCGGCTGGCTGATGGTCGACAAGGCCAAGGTGGGTCAGACTTCCTCGCTTCTCAACCGCCGGGCCGGGATCGATCCCACCCTTGACGGGAGCCAAAAAGACTTCGCGCCGTACATCAAAAGCCCTGATCGTCGGGTTAGCCTTCCGCCCAAGGAGGACACCTACGGGAACATCGAAGGCCTGATGAACCACTTCATGCTGATCATGGAAGGGAATGGGATTCGCCCGCCGGTAGGCGAGACCTATATGGCGGTGGAGGGGGCCAATGGTGAGCTGGGTTTCTACATCGTAAGCGATGGGACCGATCGCGCTTATCGCGTCCGGGTACGTCCACCCTGCTTTTATCTGATGCAAGCCCTTCCGCGGCTTATCCGCGGCCACATGGTGGCAGACGTCATCCCGATCTTCGGCTCCATCAACATGATTGCGGGAGAACAGGACCGATGA
- a CDS encoding NADH-quinone oxidoreductase subunit B — protein MGVRHWLGDNFLTTRVDQVVAWARKYSLFPYPFVTACCGMEYMAVSAAHYDLDRFGAAFPRFTPRQADLLMVVGTISHKMAPILKRVYEQMTEPKWVMAFGVCTCTGGFYDNYATVQGIDTIIPVDIYVPGCPPRPEAVIKGIMMLQEKITKMRQEY, from the coding sequence ATGGGAGTAAGGCACTGGCTGGGCGATAACTTTTTGACCACCCGGGTGGACCAGGTGGTTGCCTGGGCGAGAAAATACTCGCTCTTCCCCTACCCGTTCGTCACAGCCTGCTGTGGAATGGAGTACATGGCGGTCTCCGCCGCCCATTACGACCTCGACCGCTTCGGGGCGGCTTTTCCCAGATTTACCCCGAGGCAGGCCGACCTCCTGATGGTCGTGGGCACCATCAGCCACAAGATGGCGCCCATCCTGAAACGGGTGTACGAGCAGATGACGGAGCCGAAGTGGGTCATGGCCTTCGGGGTGTGCACGTGCACAGGCGGCTTCTACGACAACTACGCGACCGTTCAAGGGATTGACACCATCATCCCTGTGGACATCTACGTGCCCGGCTGCCCGCCGCGCCCGGAGGCGGTGATCAAAGGGATCATGATGTTGCAGGAGAAAATCACCAAGATGCGCCAGGAATACTGA
- a CDS encoding NADH-quinone oxidoreductase subunit C, producing the protein MEEREHPAVARLREAFGEKVLDVYTFRGDTVVVLDRSVNVEACQLLRDDPQLQFNFLMDLTAVDYLGFNRKPRFEVVYNLYSLANNLRLRLRVPVPEEDPIVRTVSHLWKAANWAEREVWDMFGIRFEGHPNLKRILLYEEFEGHPLRKDYPVNRRQPLVGPRN; encoded by the coding sequence ATGGAAGAGAGGGAGCATCCTGCGGTCGCCCGACTCAGGGAGGCCTTCGGCGAAAAGGTCCTCGACGTTTACACCTTCCGCGGCGATACCGTCGTGGTCCTGGATCGCAGTGTCAATGTGGAGGCCTGTCAGCTGCTGCGAGACGATCCCCAGTTGCAGTTCAATTTCCTCATGGATCTAACGGCGGTGGACTACCTCGGCTTCAACCGAAAGCCTCGCTTTGAGGTGGTCTACAACCTCTACAGCCTCGCGAACAATTTGCGGCTGCGGTTGCGGGTGCCGGTCCCCGAGGAGGACCCGATCGTGCGCACCGTAAGCCACCTCTGGAAAGCGGCAAACTGGGCCGAGCGCGAGGTCTGGGATATGTTCGGCATCCGTTTCGAGGGTCATCCCAATCTGAAGAGGATCTTGCTCTACGAGGAATTCGAAGGGCATCCACTGCGAAAGGACTATCCGGTCAACAGACGACAGCCACTGGTCGGGCCGCGAAACTGA
- the nuoE gene encoding NADH-quinone oxidoreductase subunit NuoE, whose protein sequence is MSVPLPEPVRSRAQEIIRRYPEKRAAVIQLLHLLQDEFGAIDPRLERMVAELAGIPLTFVRQVVTFYTMFRTQPAGRYHIKVCRSISCHLMGATTVLEYLQKKLGIEEGQTTPDGRFTLSTVECLGACELAPMMQVNGDFYGPLNERKIDEILEQLK, encoded by the coding sequence ATGAGCGTACCACTGCCGGAGCCCGTTCGGAGCAGAGCCCAAGAGATCATCCGACGCTACCCTGAGAAACGGGCCGCTGTGATTCAGCTTCTGCATCTGCTGCAGGACGAGTTCGGTGCCATCGATCCTCGTCTGGAACGCATGGTGGCCGAACTGGCGGGGATTCCCCTGACCTTTGTTCGCCAGGTGGTGACCTTCTATACCATGTTCCGTACCCAGCCAGCGGGCAGGTACCACATCAAGGTCTGCCGCAGTATTTCCTGCCACCTGATGGGTGCCACCACCGTACTTGAGTACCTGCAGAAGAAGCTGGGGATCGAGGAGGGGCAGACCACGCCGGACGGTCGCTTCACGCTATCGACGGTGGAGTGCCTCGGGGCCTGCGAACTGGCCCCGATGATGCAGGTAAACGGGGACTTCTACGGTCCCCTGAACGAGCGAAAGATCGATGAGATTCTCGAACAGCTAAAGTAA